A window of Paenibacillus sp. 19GGS1-52 contains these coding sequences:
- a CDS encoding GNAT family protein, which translates to MKILLSGEKVVLRDITEADIRKLYYYYHEADDREHLNWNGPYKPLSPVSYEEFATEYREDVELAYSDAPRRCLMVEIDGELKGKVGRYWVAKETNWFEIGIVICDSRYWSGGYGTEAFRMWMKYLFEAMDTVRLGMGTWSGNVRMMKLAAKCGMVEEARVRKARIVRGQYYDAIKMGILREEWELAQNL; encoded by the coding sequence ATGAAGATATTGCTGAGTGGAGAAAAAGTTGTGCTGCGCGACATTACGGAAGCTGACATCCGCAAATTGTATTACTACTATCATGAAGCTGATGATCGGGAGCATTTGAACTGGAATGGACCCTATAAGCCCTTGAGTCCTGTGAGCTATGAAGAGTTCGCCACAGAATATCGGGAAGATGTCGAACTTGCATATTCAGATGCACCACGCCGTTGTCTGATGGTCGAGATAGACGGTGAACTAAAGGGTAAGGTAGGCCGATATTGGGTCGCTAAAGAAACCAACTGGTTCGAGATCGGAATTGTCATTTGTGACTCGCGTTATTGGTCAGGGGGGTATGGCACGGAAGCTTTTCGGATGTGGATGAAATATTTATTTGAAGCTATGGATACTGTTCGGCTCGGAATGGGTACATGGTCCGGTAATGTAAGAATGATGAAGCTGGCGGCAAAATGCGGTATGGTAGAAGAGGCGCGTGTTCGTAAAGCGCGAATTGTTCGCGGCCAGTATTATGATGCGATCAAGATGGGCATTCTCCGCGAGGAGTGGGAGTTAGCCCAGAACTTATAA
- a CDS encoding selenium metabolism-associated LysR family transcriptional regulator codes for MNFHQLHIFYTVSERGSFSAAAQTLHMTQPAVTMQVQALEDYFGTKLFNRTTKKILLSEAGQMLMPYAQRSIELMRETDQAMSAFTHMLEGRLQLGASLTIGEYVLPRLLGPFGKEYPNISIMMKVMNTSQIMEEIHKHQLNFGLIEAPVSHPDMVIEPVMGDELKLIVPRDHPLAAKHEVTLEEALQHPFILREQGSGTRSVMEEQILAKGLDLASMRIVMELGSTGAVKSAVEAGLGITMISTSSVKHEVTLGLLKIVNISDASLKRQFYAIHLKSTLLPISAVTFLTFLRQHSLDSL; via the coding sequence ATGAACTTTCATCAGTTGCATATTTTTTATACCGTTTCAGAGCGGGGAAGCTTCTCGGCGGCCGCACAAACGCTGCATATGACGCAGCCGGCAGTTACGATGCAGGTGCAGGCGCTGGAGGACTATTTTGGAACCAAGCTGTTCAACCGCACCACCAAAAAGATTCTGCTATCCGAAGCAGGCCAAATGCTTATGCCTTATGCGCAGCGCAGTATTGAGCTGATGCGTGAGACGGATCAGGCTATGTCTGCTTTTACCCATATGCTGGAAGGACGTCTGCAGCTTGGGGCTAGCCTGACAATCGGTGAGTATGTGCTGCCGCGTCTGCTCGGTCCTTTTGGCAAGGAGTATCCTAATATTTCGATTATGATGAAGGTGATGAATACCTCGCAGATCATGGAGGAGATACATAAGCATCAACTGAACTTTGGTTTGATTGAGGCTCCGGTATCGCACCCTGATATGGTCATTGAACCTGTGATGGGGGATGAGCTGAAGTTGATTGTGCCCCGGGACCACCCGCTGGCGGCTAAACATGAAGTGACTTTGGAGGAGGCGCTGCAGCATCCGTTTATTCTGCGTGAGCAGGGCTCGGGTACGCGCAGTGTTATGGAGGAACAAATACTGGCCAAAGGACTTGACCTGGCGTCTATGCGAATTGTGATGGAGCTGGGCAGTACGGGAGCTGTGAAATCAGCGGTGGAGGCTGGTCTCGGGATTACAATGATCTCCACTTCTTCTGTCAAGCACGAGGTCACACTGGGTCTTTTGAAAATTGTAAATATCTCAGATGCGTCCTTAAAAAGACAATTCTACGCCATTCATCTGAAGTCCACACTGCTGCCGATCTCGGCCGTAACATTTCTTACGTTTTTACGCCAGCATTCTCTGGATAGCTTATGA
- a CDS encoding PHP domain-containing protein: MENEIDQSARCDLHTHTQASDGMLPPADNVRIAAEKGLAAVAITDHDTVAGIAEAQEAGRKYGITVVPGVEISTRAGGKDIHVLGYYMDTTNTLFLSRLEGLRDTRSQRNEEIVHKLRNLGIEITLEKVIAGMGRELKPDESVGRPHIADELVRLGAATDMRDAFNKYLAEGAAAFVLPPRITPEEACQWIVEAGGSPVLAHPGLYGDDELMRGILERSALRGIEVYHSDHGPAEEERYLLLAAEFGLIITGGSDFHGARQGVIFHGDIGSVTVSADVLEKLK; this comes from the coding sequence ATGGAGAACGAAATCGATCAATCTGCACGTTGTGACCTACATACACATACACAAGCTTCGGACGGAATGTTGCCACCAGCAGATAATGTCCGAATTGCTGCTGAAAAAGGTCTTGCGGCTGTGGCAATTACGGATCATGATACCGTTGCAGGCATTGCCGAAGCCCAAGAAGCCGGAAGAAAATATGGGATTACGGTAGTCCCCGGTGTTGAAATCAGTACACGTGCAGGCGGCAAGGATATCCATGTACTTGGTTATTATATGGATACTACCAATACTTTATTTCTGTCCCGACTGGAAGGGCTGAGAGATACCCGTTCACAGCGGAATGAAGAAATTGTCCACAAATTACGGAATCTGGGTATTGAAATTACCCTGGAAAAAGTTATAGCAGGCATGGGGCGTGAACTGAAGCCGGATGAAAGTGTTGGGCGGCCACATATTGCCGATGAACTGGTGCGGCTGGGAGCAGCGACAGACATGCGGGATGCTTTTAACAAGTATCTGGCTGAAGGTGCTGCAGCTTTCGTATTGCCACCGCGTATAACGCCAGAGGAAGCCTGTCAATGGATTGTTGAAGCCGGAGGTTCTCCGGTATTGGCACATCCTGGCTTATACGGAGATGATGAACTGATGCGGGGCATCCTTGAACGGAGTGCACTGCGGGGAATTGAGGTTTATCATTCGGATCATGGGCCTGCCGAGGAAGAAAGATATCTTCTTCTGGCTGCGGAATTTGGCCTTATCATCACTGGAGGCTCGGACTTTCACGGTGCGCGTCAAGGTGTGATTTTCCACGGGGACATTGGTAGTGTAACAGTCTCAGCCGATGTGCTGGAGAAATTAAAGTAA
- a CDS encoding NFACT RNA binding domain-containing protein, with the protein MALDGIVTRAIVHELQPFIGARIGKIYQPNTHDLIFTLRGSGGGGKLLLSANPTYPRLHLTDRSSINPSDAPMFCMLMRKHCEGGAIESITQVGMERIIHINVKSRDELGDFSAKKIIIELMGRHSNIILTDLATGTIVDGIHHVTPSISSYRVVMPGVAYTEPPQQHKLNPLELGKKDFLQLITAAEENALLVPEEIEVEEPIEGELAGLLKVLEEQKADGSGGPAPSADPMGWMVHAFSGMSPLVAGEIILRYRNSGDQDHAVVSGEADSVRLWKAFDSVMGPVREFQFAPAAGANHKGKMIFSAIPLTLLEENVKKYSTISLCMEDYYGDKAERDTVKQRVSDLIRFLGNERSKNIKKLANLQKDLDEAQDADRFRIWGELLFASLHKVSKGDKQASLINYYDENQAEMIIPLDPLLSPSDNAQRYFKKYNKYKNSLLVIDEQLIKTHEEITYMESLQQQLAHASLNDIEEIRDELVGQGYLRDRSKKGKKKKKAAARPTLQVFTSSEGVDIYVGKNNLQNEYVTNRLASPNDTWLHTKDIPGSHVVIRSEEFGDATLEEAAQLAAYYSQAKQSSSVPVDCTLIRHVRKPSGSKPGFVIYDHQKTLFVTPDEDRIKSLPNILKN; encoded by the coding sequence ATGGCATTAGACGGCATTGTTACCCGAGCTATCGTGCACGAGCTGCAACCCTTCATAGGTGCGCGCATAGGCAAAATTTATCAACCGAACACCCACGATCTTATTTTCACACTACGCGGCTCCGGTGGTGGTGGTAAGCTTCTACTCTCAGCTAACCCTACTTATCCGCGTCTGCACCTTACGGATAGAAGCAGCATTAACCCTTCTGACGCGCCAATGTTCTGCATGCTGATGCGTAAACACTGCGAAGGTGGGGCTATTGAGAGCATCACCCAAGTAGGGATGGAACGCATTATTCATATAAACGTCAAGAGCAGAGATGAGCTTGGAGACTTCTCCGCCAAAAAGATCATTATCGAGCTCATGGGCCGGCACAGCAATATCATCCTGACCGATCTGGCTACCGGCACTATCGTGGACGGGATACACCATGTAACCCCTTCAATCAGCAGCTATCGGGTTGTCATGCCTGGGGTTGCTTATACAGAACCACCACAGCAGCACAAACTGAACCCGCTGGAGCTTGGCAAAAAGGATTTTCTACAGCTCATTACGGCTGCCGAAGAGAACGCCCTGCTTGTTCCGGAGGAGATTGAAGTCGAGGAGCCTATTGAGGGTGAACTCGCGGGTCTGCTCAAGGTTCTAGAGGAACAGAAGGCCGATGGCTCTGGTGGTCCTGCACCTTCGGCTGATCCTATGGGCTGGATGGTGCATGCTTTTAGCGGAATGAGTCCACTCGTGGCTGGAGAAATCATCTTGCGTTACAGAAACTCTGGTGATCAAGATCACGCAGTAGTAAGCGGAGAAGCAGATTCAGTACGATTGTGGAAAGCCTTTGATTCCGTAATGGGACCTGTTCGTGAATTCCAGTTCGCACCTGCAGCAGGCGCTAATCACAAAGGGAAAATGATTTTCTCAGCGATTCCATTAACACTACTCGAAGAGAATGTGAAGAAGTATAGTACAATCAGCCTGTGCATGGAAGATTACTACGGAGACAAAGCTGAACGGGATACGGTGAAACAACGGGTAAGTGACCTGATTCGTTTCCTCGGCAACGAACGGAGCAAAAATATCAAGAAACTCGCCAATCTGCAAAAGGATCTGGATGAGGCTCAAGATGCTGACCGTTTCCGGATTTGGGGTGAGCTGCTATTTGCCTCCCTGCACAAGGTATCCAAAGGTGACAAGCAAGCAAGCCTGATCAATTACTATGATGAGAACCAGGCCGAAATGATTATCCCGCTTGACCCGCTGCTCAGCCCCTCAGACAATGCTCAACGTTATTTCAAAAAATACAATAAATATAAAAACAGTCTACTTGTCATTGATGAGCAGTTGATCAAAACGCATGAGGAAATCACGTATATGGAAAGTCTGCAGCAGCAGCTTGCCCACGCCTCTCTGAACGATATTGAGGAAATCCGCGATGAGCTTGTAGGACAAGGATATTTGCGCGACCGCAGCAAAAAAGGTAAAAAGAAGAAAAAAGCTGCAGCCCGCCCAACGCTGCAGGTGTTTACTTCATCTGAAGGTGTCGACATCTATGTCGGCAAAAACAATCTGCAGAACGAATACGTCACCAATCGACTCGCTTCTCCAAATGATACCTGGCTGCATACCAAGGACATTCCCGGCTCACATGTTGTCATTCGCAGCGAGGAGTTCGGCGATGCTACGCTGGAAGAGGCCGCACAGCTTGCCGCTTACTACAGTCAAGCCAAACAATCGAGCAGCGTACCGGTAGACTGCACCCTGATTCGCCATGTACGCAAGCCGAGTGGTTCCAAGCCGGGTTTTGTCATCTACGATCATCAGAAGACCTTGTTCGTCACCCCCGATGAGGATCGGATTAAGAGTCTGCCGAATATTTTAAAGAACTAA